A stretch of the Mycobacteroides immunogenum genome encodes the following:
- a CDS encoding malate:quinone oxidoreductase — protein MTRIPSAPDTSPVEADVVLIGGGIMSATLGSMLSVLAPELRIILLERADELATESSGPWNNAGTGHTGFCELNYMPDASDGAKAAAVARQFHLSRQWWSYLADNALLRPDAFIHPAAHMDVVFGRRDVDYLRKRYETLSAEPMFTGMRFTDDPATIERWAPLIMRGRVPNEPIAATLHPDGTDIDFGALTAALTRIVADRGGQVRLGHHVRALRQDADGSWLVTGRNSHGDFAIRTPKVFVGAGGQALWILQRARLPEVRGYAVLPVGAAFLRSDNQTLVAQHATKVYGQAPVGAPPMSVPHLDKRVIGGRSYLMFGPYATFSTKLLTHGRWTDVFTTVRWHNLHVIAAALLHNLDLVRYLVGQVIAGPRQRLRQLRRYYPGSESDDWKLFPAGQRAQLIKPDPRHIGVLQQGTELVVSADRSIAGLLGASPGASTAVPIMLDALARCFPEQWESSWGHTMTDAMPGTGDTVWDTATVINSARSTARSLRLDDARPSS, from the coding sequence ATGACCCGAATCCCGAGTGCGCCCGACACATCACCTGTCGAAGCCGACGTCGTGCTCATCGGCGGCGGCATCATGTCCGCGACGCTGGGCTCCATGCTGTCGGTGTTGGCACCCGAGTTGCGAATCATATTGCTGGAAAGGGCAGATGAACTGGCGACGGAAAGCAGCGGCCCCTGGAACAACGCGGGTACCGGACACACTGGCTTCTGCGAGCTCAACTACATGCCCGATGCCAGCGATGGAGCGAAAGCGGCCGCGGTTGCTCGTCAATTTCATCTCAGTCGGCAGTGGTGGTCGTATCTGGCCGATAACGCACTACTGCGGCCCGACGCGTTCATCCACCCGGCGGCGCACATGGACGTGGTCTTCGGGCGCCGCGATGTGGACTATCTGCGCAAACGGTACGAAACGCTCTCCGCGGAGCCAATGTTCACCGGCATGCGATTCACAGATGACCCCGCCACCATTGAACGGTGGGCTCCGCTGATTATGCGTGGTCGCGTCCCGAATGAACCTATCGCCGCCACCCTGCACCCGGACGGCACCGATATCGACTTCGGTGCGCTCACCGCCGCGCTGACACGCATCGTCGCCGACCGCGGTGGGCAGGTCCGATTGGGTCACCACGTCCGTGCTCTGCGCCAGGATGCTGACGGCTCCTGGTTGGTGACCGGGCGTAACTCCCATGGAGACTTCGCCATACGCACACCCAAGGTATTCGTGGGTGCGGGTGGGCAGGCGCTGTGGATCCTGCAGCGCGCTCGACTTCCTGAGGTCCGGGGCTACGCCGTGCTGCCCGTCGGCGCCGCATTCCTGCGCTCGGACAATCAGACCTTGGTGGCCCAGCACGCCACCAAGGTGTACGGACAAGCCCCCGTGGGTGCGCCACCGATGTCGGTGCCGCACTTGGACAAGCGTGTCATCGGCGGACGGTCCTACCTGATGTTCGGGCCGTACGCGACATTCAGCACCAAACTGCTCACACACGGACGGTGGACCGACGTCTTCACCACAGTCCGCTGGCACAACCTGCACGTGATCGCGGCCGCGCTACTGCACAATCTCGATCTGGTGAGATACCTGGTAGGGCAAGTGATCGCGGGTCCGCGCCAGCGGCTCAGGCAACTTCGGCGGTACTACCCCGGCTCCGAATCCGACGACTGGAAACTTTTCCCGGCGGGTCAACGGGCACAACTGATCAAACCGGATCCCCGACATATCGGAGTGTTGCAGCAGGGCACCGAACTCGTCGTGAGCGCCGACAGGAGCATCGCCGGACTTCTCGGCGCCTCGCCGGGCGCGTCGACCGCGGTCCCGATCATGCTTGATGCGCTTGCACGCTGCTTCCCCGAACAATGGGAAAGCTCATGGGGGCACACCATGACCGATGCCATGCCGGGTACCGGAGATACCGTCTGGGATACCGCGACGGTCATCAACTCGGCCCGCAGCACCGCCCGGTCATTGCGGCTCGACGACGCTAGACCGTCGAGTTAG
- a CDS encoding DUF2567 domain-containing protein has protein sequence MSASEDPAVQMNASVEPAIPVSTSGQPAASVNSVAAPRFSHLRAAAVVFVGLALSGVLVGALWSAIAPGIHGAIADTRDNGRVFVHLGNQADNFFVGTTLLVGMATVVAVIVSAAAWQWRAHRGPMMVGALALGALACSAVASGIGAVLVRMRYGALDIAGAQLGEGHRIKYVVQAPAVFYGHTEAQIAVTLALAPCLAAVVYMFCVVACARDDLEAWPPAPVPIYRAPVAVPPVEGANSTV, from the coding sequence ATGAGTGCAAGCGAAGACCCGGCGGTCCAGATGAACGCAAGCGTAGAGCCGGCGATTCCGGTGAGTACTAGTGGGCAGCCGGCGGCTTCGGTGAATAGCGTTGCCGCGCCGCGTTTCTCGCACTTGCGCGCGGCGGCCGTGGTTTTTGTCGGGTTGGCGTTGTCCGGTGTGCTGGTGGGGGCGCTGTGGAGCGCCATCGCACCCGGTATTCACGGTGCTATCGCCGATACCCGCGATAACGGACGGGTGTTCGTGCACTTGGGCAATCAGGCCGACAACTTCTTTGTCGGCACGACCCTGCTCGTGGGGATGGCCACCGTGGTTGCGGTCATCGTGTCCGCCGCGGCGTGGCAGTGGCGGGCGCATCGCGGCCCGATGATGGTCGGCGCACTGGCTCTCGGCGCCTTGGCATGTTCGGCGGTGGCGTCGGGCATCGGAGCAGTACTGGTCCGGATGCGTTACGGCGCATTGGATATCGCCGGTGCTCAGCTCGGTGAAGGGCACCGGATCAAGTACGTCGTCCAGGCCCCGGCGGTTTTCTATGGCCACACCGAGGCGCAGATAGCCGTCACGCTGGCGCTCGCACCGTGCCTGGCCGCTGTGGTCTACATGTTCTGCGTGGTCGCCTGTGCCCGTGATGATCTGGAGGCCTGGCCACCCGCGCCGGTACCTATTTATCGCGCTCCGGTGGCCGTGCCGCCCGTTGAGGGTGCTAACTCGACGGTCTAG
- the bsaP gene encoding biotin synthase auxiliary protein BsaP, protein MTNSLYLMGTEPVAAGKYNVYTGIEIDGGVAGSILPTAAQLGLEPPRFCAACGRRMIVQVRPDGWHAKCSRHGEVDSKQLEQR, encoded by the coding sequence GTGACCAATAGTCTGTACCTCATGGGTACCGAACCGGTGGCTGCCGGTAAGTACAACGTGTACACCGGGATCGAGATCGATGGTGGCGTTGCCGGTTCGATACTGCCTACCGCGGCTCAGCTGGGACTGGAGCCGCCACGCTTCTGCGCGGCGTGTGGACGGCGCATGATTGTGCAGGTGCGGCCGGATGGCTGGCACGCGAAGTGCTCGCGGCACGGCGAGGTGGACTCCAAGCAGCTTGAGCAGCGATGA
- the bioB gene encoding biotin synthase BioB: protein MTETAELTAATDADVLAVAREQVLEQGVGLTQDQVLRVLQLPDDRLEELLALAHEVRMRWCGPEVEVEGIISLKTGGCPEDCHFCSQSGLFASPVRSAWLDIPSLVEAAKQTAKSGATEFCIVAAVRGPDERLLAQVAAGIEAIRNEVDIQIACSLGMLTQEQVDRLSAMGVHRYNHNLETAKSHFPNVVTTHSWEERWDTLKMVREAGMEVCCGGILGMGETLEQRAEFAANLAELEPDEVPLNFLNPRPGTPFGDLEVLPASDALRAVAAFRLALPRTMLRFAGGREITLGDLGAKQGILGGINAVIVGNYLTTLGRPAEADLELLDDLQMPIKALNSSL, encoded by the coding sequence GTGACTGAGACAGCCGAGCTGACAGCCGCGACGGACGCCGATGTATTGGCCGTCGCCCGTGAGCAGGTTTTGGAGCAGGGCGTTGGCCTGACTCAGGACCAGGTACTACGTGTCCTCCAGCTTCCTGATGATCGTCTTGAGGAACTACTGGCGCTTGCCCACGAGGTGCGGATGCGCTGGTGCGGGCCAGAGGTCGAGGTCGAGGGCATCATCAGCCTCAAGACCGGTGGCTGCCCTGAGGACTGCCATTTTTGCTCGCAGTCCGGTCTGTTCGCCTCCCCGGTGCGCAGTGCGTGGCTCGACATTCCAAGTTTGGTCGAAGCGGCCAAGCAGACCGCCAAGTCCGGTGCCACCGAGTTCTGCATCGTGGCCGCCGTTCGCGGGCCCGACGAGCGGCTACTTGCTCAGGTTGCCGCCGGTATCGAGGCGATCCGCAACGAGGTCGACATTCAGATCGCCTGCTCGCTGGGCATGTTGACGCAGGAACAGGTCGATCGGTTGTCGGCGATGGGCGTGCACCGCTACAACCACAACCTTGAGACGGCCAAGTCGCACTTCCCGAATGTGGTCACCACGCACAGCTGGGAGGAGCGTTGGGACACGCTGAAGATGGTCCGCGAGGCGGGCATGGAGGTCTGCTGCGGCGGCATCCTCGGCATGGGTGAAACGCTGGAACAGCGCGCGGAGTTCGCCGCGAACCTGGCGGAGCTGGAGCCGGACGAGGTTCCGCTGAACTTCCTGAACCCTCGTCCCGGAACGCCCTTCGGAGATCTCGAGGTGCTCCCGGCCTCGGACGCGCTGCGTGCGGTGGCGGCCTTCCGCTTGGCATTGCCGCGCACCATGCTGCGGTTCGCCGGTGGACGCGAGATCACTCTCGGTGATCTGGGTGCCAAGCAGGGCATCCTGGGCGGAATCAACGCCGTCATCGTCGGCAACTACCTGACCACGCTGGGCCGTCCGGCCGAAGCGGATCTGGAACTGCTCGATGATCTGCAGATGCCGATCAAGGCGCTGAACAGCAGCCTGTGA
- a CDS encoding TetR/AcrR family transcriptional regulator C-terminal domain-containing protein, protein MAITEPNKGRAAPLNRQDLVRRATAILDDYGIADLTMRRLARELDIAPSALYWHFANKQQLLGAVADHVLAPLAESDRRDVPWQERIDYLCSALRDALLSHKDGAELVSASFASGQTSHMIAVLDRLAEAAATAGLGEVPAALAARSIVYYVLGYVADEQSRLQWDSAGALGDGEFFLADGAGFTDPTAQFSFGTRLLMDGIGQLARESSKIG, encoded by the coding sequence ATGGCCATCACTGAGCCAAACAAGGGGCGCGCAGCTCCGCTGAACCGACAGGACCTGGTGCGCCGGGCCACCGCGATTCTCGACGATTACGGGATCGCGGATCTGACGATGCGCCGGCTGGCCCGCGAGCTCGATATCGCGCCAAGCGCGCTGTACTGGCATTTCGCCAACAAGCAGCAGTTGCTCGGCGCGGTCGCCGATCATGTGCTGGCCCCGCTGGCCGAATCAGACCGTCGTGACGTGCCCTGGCAGGAACGCATCGATTACTTGTGCTCGGCACTGCGCGATGCACTCCTCTCGCACAAGGACGGCGCGGAGTTGGTGTCGGCGAGCTTCGCGTCTGGACAGACTTCGCACATGATCGCTGTGCTCGATCGTCTCGCCGAGGCCGCGGCCACCGCAGGTCTGGGTGAGGTCCCCGCAGCCCTCGCCGCCCGCAGCATCGTCTATTACGTGCTCGGTTACGTGGCCGACGAACAGTCGCGGCTGCAATGGGACTCCGCGGGCGCGCTCGGGGACGGCGAATTCTTCCTCGCCGACGGCGCGGGATTCACCGATCCCACCGCACAGTTCAGTTTCGGCACACGTCTTTTGATGGACGGCATCGGCCAGCTGGCCCGCGAATCCAGCAAGATCGGTTAG
- the bioD gene encoding dethiobiotin synthase, with protein MTILLVTGTSTGVGKTVATAALAAAAVSQGIDVTVCKPVQTGEDRDADEVARLSGVTRVETLVRYPEPLAPVASAARAGLELLDHVQMATAIFALDRPGALTLVEGAGGLLVELAAGGKTLRDLAIVLDAPVLVVTTADLGTLNHTALTLEALAAQSVPCAGLVVGSFPAEPDLAQRLNREDLAHQFQTPVRAVIPEGAARLMPAVFAELSVALFDPQWIAALVA; from the coding sequence GTGACGATCCTGTTGGTCACCGGCACCTCGACCGGGGTGGGCAAGACGGTGGCGACGGCGGCGCTGGCCGCGGCAGCAGTCAGTCAGGGCATCGATGTCACGGTGTGTAAACCCGTGCAGACCGGCGAAGACCGCGATGCCGACGAAGTGGCACGGCTCTCCGGGGTGACGCGAGTCGAGACTCTGGTGCGGTATCCCGAACCCCTGGCACCGGTAGCCTCGGCCGCGCGGGCGGGTCTGGAGCTGCTGGACCACGTGCAGATGGCCACCGCGATCTTCGCCCTCGATCGGCCCGGCGCCTTGACCTTGGTCGAGGGTGCCGGCGGCCTCTTGGTGGAGCTGGCGGCCGGGGGTAAGACATTGCGTGATCTGGCGATCGTGCTGGACGCGCCGGTCCTGGTGGTGACAACAGCAGATCTGGGCACCCTCAATCACACCGCTCTGACGCTGGAAGCCCTTGCCGCGCAATCTGTTCCCTGCGCAGGACTGGTGGTGGGCAGCTTTCCCGCGGAGCCTGATCTGGCGCAACGGCTCAACCGTGAGGATCTGGCACATCAGTTCCAGACGCCGGTGCGTGCGGTGATTCCAGAGGGTGCGGCGCGTCTCATGCCGGCGGTGTTCGCCGAGCTCAGTGTCGCGCTGTTCGATCCGCAGTGGATCGCCGCGCTGGTGGCCTAA
- a CDS encoding 8-amino-7-oxononanoate synthase, producing MVEASSPLAWLDEVERQREAAGLRRRLRTRSAAEPEIDLASNDYLGLSRHPQVIEAGVEALRIWGAGSTGSRLVTGNTELHEALEHELAAFMGAQSALVFSSGYTANLGAVVALSGPGTLIVSDARTHASLIDACRLSRARVVVTPYRDTHAVAAALAQRPEDRALVLTDAVFSADGALAPLLELHTVCRSHGAVLLVDEAHGLGVRGPGGRGLVAEVGLAGLDDLVVTVTLSKALGSQGGAVVGSEAVRAHLIDAARPFIFDTGLAPAAVGSALAALRLMADEPERVRAVLDHAVTLGQWCGVPDRPESAVVPVVLGDPTVAFNAAMSCLEQGIRVGCFRPPSVPEGQSLLRLTARASLTETDMDRVHEVLAGVLALARR from the coding sequence GTGGTCGAGGCATCATCACCGCTTGCCTGGTTGGATGAGGTAGAGCGTCAACGAGAAGCGGCGGGGCTGCGTCGGCGGCTGCGTACTCGCAGTGCTGCCGAGCCCGAGATCGACCTGGCCTCCAACGATTACCTGGGTCTCTCCCGGCACCCGCAGGTCATCGAGGCCGGTGTCGAGGCGCTGCGGATATGGGGCGCTGGATCCACCGGTTCGCGCCTGGTCACCGGCAACACCGAGCTGCACGAAGCGCTGGAGCACGAACTCGCGGCCTTCATGGGTGCACAGTCGGCGCTGGTGTTCTCTTCGGGGTACACCGCCAATCTCGGTGCGGTCGTGGCACTTTCCGGGCCCGGAACGCTTATTGTCTCGGACGCGCGCACCCATGCCTCGTTGATCGACGCCTGCCGTTTATCGCGGGCACGTGTCGTGGTGACCCCGTACCGCGACACGCACGCGGTGGCGGCGGCGCTGGCACAACGCCCGGAGGATCGGGCATTGGTGCTCACCGACGCCGTCTTCAGTGCCGACGGTGCGCTGGCCCCATTGCTCGAACTTCACACGGTGTGCCGTAGCCATGGCGCGGTGCTGCTCGTTGACGAGGCCCACGGGCTCGGTGTGCGCGGACCGGGCGGCCGTGGTCTGGTCGCTGAGGTCGGTCTTGCCGGCCTGGATGACCTCGTCGTCACCGTCACACTGTCTAAGGCCCTGGGCAGCCAGGGTGGTGCCGTGGTGGGATCTGAGGCGGTGCGCGCGCACCTCATCGACGCCGCGCGTCCGTTCATCTTCGACACCGGGCTGGCCCCTGCCGCGGTTGGATCGGCGTTGGCGGCGCTGCGCTTGATGGCCGATGAGCCCGAGCGGGTACGCGCCGTCCTCGACCACGCGGTGACGCTGGGGCAGTGGTGCGGTGTGCCCGACAGGCCGGAATCGGCCGTCGTACCGGTGGTGCTGGGCGACCCGACCGTCGCGTTCAACGCCGCCATGTCGTGTCTGGAGCAGGGCATCCGTGTCGGATGTTTCCGCCCGCCCTCGGTGCCCGAGGGCCAGTCGCTGCTGCGGCTGACGGCCCGCGCCTCACTCACCGAGACAGATATGGATCGTGTGCACGAGGTACTCGCCGGCGTGCTGGCGCTGGCCCGCCGGTGA
- a CDS encoding adenosylmethionine--8-amino-7-oxononanoate transaminase — protein sequence MTPDEVETIDAAHLWHPYSRIGGPDTAQRPLVVTGAHGPNITVVRDGQPVEVIDGMSSWWSCIHGHGHPELDRAVTEQVASMSHVMFGGLTHEPAARLAQLLVELTPAGLETVFFCDSGSVSVEVAIKMALQYWRSLGLPAKHRLMTWRGGYHGDTFAPMSVCDPEGGMHSLWTDVLVEQVFAERVPSAYDDEYMRRFEAQLSEHAAELAAVIVEPIVQGAGGMRFHDPRYLAELRAMCDRHGVLLIFDEIATGFGRTGELFAADHAGVSPDIMCVGKALTGGYLTLAATLCTAKIAQTISESAAGALMHGPTFMANPLACAVAVASLELLLSGDWKARVAQISAALHEGLAPAASLDGVAQVRVRGAIGVIEMAQPLGEQGMRIATNAALDAGVWLRPFRTLIYTMPPYICDDDEIRRITGAMVHAAMAVSADIGQRTQ from the coding sequence TTGACACCCGATGAGGTCGAAACCATCGATGCCGCACATCTATGGCATCCGTACAGCAGGATCGGCGGCCCCGACACCGCGCAGCGGCCGCTGGTCGTGACGGGCGCGCACGGCCCGAACATCACCGTCGTGCGCGATGGACAGCCGGTCGAGGTAATCGACGGGATGAGCTCCTGGTGGTCCTGCATCCACGGCCACGGGCACCCGGAATTGGACCGCGCGGTGACCGAGCAGGTCGCCTCGATGAGTCATGTGATGTTCGGAGGCCTCACCCACGAGCCCGCCGCCCGGCTAGCCCAGCTGCTGGTCGAACTCACCCCGGCAGGGCTGGAGACGGTGTTCTTCTGCGACTCCGGATCGGTGTCGGTGGAAGTGGCCATCAAGATGGCGTTGCAGTACTGGCGCAGTCTTGGACTGCCCGCCAAGCACCGCCTGATGACCTGGCGTGGGGGCTATCACGGCGACACCTTCGCGCCGATGAGCGTGTGTGACCCGGAGGGTGGCATGCACTCGCTGTGGACCGACGTTCTGGTCGAACAGGTCTTCGCCGAGCGTGTGCCCAGTGCCTACGACGACGAGTACATGCGACGTTTCGAGGCGCAACTATCCGAGCACGCCGCCGAACTCGCGGCGGTCATCGTCGAGCCCATCGTGCAGGGGGCGGGTGGGATGCGTTTTCACGATCCGCGCTACCTCGCCGAGCTGCGCGCGATGTGCGATCGGCACGGTGTACTGCTGATCTTCGACGAGATCGCCACCGGCTTCGGCCGCACTGGCGAGCTTTTCGCCGCCGATCATGCGGGCGTGAGCCCCGACATCATGTGCGTAGGCAAGGCGTTGACCGGCGGCTATCTGACCCTGGCCGCCACCCTGTGTACTGCCAAGATCGCACAAACCATCAGTGAGAGCGCCGCGGGTGCATTGATGCATGGGCCGACCTTCATGGCCAATCCGTTGGCGTGCGCGGTGGCGGTCGCATCCCTTGAGCTGCTGCTCTCCGGTGATTGGAAAGCGCGGGTGGCGCAGATATCGGCGGCCCTGCACGAGGGACTGGCCCCGGCCGCGTCACTCGACGGTGTCGCGCAGGTGCGGGTTCGTGGCGCGATCGGTGTCATCGAGATGGCCCAGCCGTTAGGGGAGCAGGGCATGCGGATCGCCACAAACGCCGCACTCGATGCGGGAGTGTGGCTGCGCCCCTTCCGGACGTTGATCTACACCATGCCCCCGTATATCTGCGATGACGACGAAATCCGCAGGATCACCGGCGCGATGGTGCATGCGGCGATGGCGGTCTCGGCTGACATCGGGCAGCGAACGCAATGA